The DNA window AAGACCCCACTCCCACTCCCCTTCCCCAATTTCTTCGGTGTCACCCCAACACCTCAACCCAAATCCAGGCATCACCTTCTCCCCCACAGTGTCTTTTAGGGCCCCTCATGACCCCAATCCCACTCCCACCATCCCATGTCCCCCCGCATTttcccccagagccccccattACCCCAATCCCAGACCTGTGactccccagtgtccccccatGTGCGCTATCCCAATTGCTCAGTCCCATGTCCCCCCCAAGTGTCCTcaggtgtccccccagccccaaTACCAAAATCAGCCGGAGTGAACTCCCTGATGGAACTGCAGGTATCAGAAAGGCAGAATTCTTGATCAGCTCAGACTCACAGTGGATCTCTCCTGGTCCTGCAGGTCACGGGGGACTTTGCCACAGGGTCTTCATCCACCACAATTGCAAATGTTCGTTATAATGTGTCCCTCACCtagcacagaaacagcacttTTCCTAGCAATAATTTGCATGGCTCCACCTCTTTCTTGAAATCCTTTTATGGTCCTGGAGAGTTCTAATAATGAGTTTTCTCAGTGTGCCCCAATATGCCAGAAGACCTCAGCTTGAACTTTCACTTTTGGCAGACATTGCTGCTCCTTCTGTGTTAAAGAATTTGCCAAAAACGCCTCACAGGAGTGCCCTTTATCTCTTTCTCCACAAGTTCCAGCCACCTTTGCCCGGCTCTGCTCACACTTCTACATCCATTCATTGTTTTTTGCTCATTCTTCTTTAAGCTCTATGCAGCACCTTCAGGACAACTCAAACTTTCTATTCTCTCTCCTACTGCTCACCCCCCAGGACCCAAATCTCACCAGCCCATGTTCCCCCACTTTCTCCCAGTCCCAATCCCCACTGCTCACTGAGTTACTGTCACACCTCAGATACCAACTGGGTTCGTTATCAGATGACATCCCTGTAGGCACCTTGAGCCTAGGGATGATCTCTTGGAGGAGTACCTGGGTGATTTCCCTAGCCTTGTTGTTGTGGCAGGAGAAGTTCTGGACCCCAAAAAAGGGATCCACCAAAACCATGAGATACCTGAGCCCATGTTGGCATGGTAGCTCAGCAAATCCATTTGCCAGTAATCCCCAGAAGTGTTTCGTCTTTCAGTGATGCCTGGAGGGAATGGTTTTGAATTCAAACGGCTTTTTTGAAAACAGATCTGGCATTGCTCTGTAACATACCTGACTGTTTTGTCCTACAGACACTGAGGATCTGAGGCTGCAGACCTGTCCCCATCTCATCAATTCCCCAGAGCTTTGCTGGTGCTTTTCTCCTTTACAAATTGCAGCATCTGTTGGGGAGGGCTGGACCTCACTATTGGGAGTTGCCTCTCACCTACCCACCCAGCCACCCTCTTTATTGTGGGCTTTTAGATAAGCAGCCAATTTTGAATTTGCCCAACTCTATCCAGGCGTCACCTCTGGCAGTGAAATTCCTCTCTTAGGAATTAAGACCAGGATGCTTTGTTGCGGAACCTCTTGTGCAGCTTTAATGCAAGTCTATTTTTCACAGGGATTTGTCAATCCCCAAGCTGGTGTGCCCTGGATTGTAGTACAGCCACATTTTGGGCAGCTGGGAGGAATCAAGGAGGGATGATAATTCCTTTTTGCATTTAATTGGAGATCCTTGTGCTGTTAATTGGCTTCTTTCTTTGCATATGGCTCCATGGGCATGAGCAATGCTCAAAGCAGATGGCAAGTGAGTTCCTATGTTTGCCCTTTTTCTCACTGCCAATTCTAGAGCTCTTTGTAATATGTCAAGTTCTGCTCCTTGTTCCACATCTTCTTGCAGTTACAGCGAGCAGAGTATATACCATAAAGTTTTGTCTCAAATTGGATTTCCTGGCCTCTTGGATGAGGAGAACAGTTGCTGCTATGGCCCAAAGACATCTGAGCCAATCCTGGCTGATGTCGACTTTTTTGGAAAAACACCCCACAGGTCACTCAGAATGATCTTTGAGTTGGACTCCTGAGAAAGGACATGGGTTCTGTAACTCAGAGATGGCCCTGATGTCCACGTCTCCCATgggatttcttctcctttcagcttTTTGTGTATCAATgacagcagcaggcactgggtGTCCTAGCTACTATCCAGCGGCCCAAAGAAGTGAGTGTGATACAGTCCAGGGCACATCAGTTTGGGGATTGACAAATCCCTGTGAAAAATAGACTTGCATTAAAGCTGCACAAGAGGTTCCGCAACAAAGCATCCTGGTCTTAATTCCTGAGAAAGGAAACTCACTGCCAGAAGTGACGCCTGGATAGAGTTGGGCAGATTGAAAACTGGCTGCTTATCTAAAAGCCCACAATAAAGTGGGTGGATGGGTGGGTAGGTGAGAGGCAACTCCCAATAGCGAGGTCCAGCCCTTCCCAACTGATGCTGCAATTTGTAAAGGAGAAAAGCGCCAGCAAAGCTCTGGGGAATTGATGAGATGGGGACAGGTCTGCAGCCTCAGATCCTCAGTGTCTCTAGGACAAAACAGTCAGGTATGTTACAGAGCAATGCCAGATCTGTTTTCAAAAAAGCCGTTTGAATTCAAAACCATTCCCTCCAGGCATCACTGAAAGACGAAACACTTCTGGGGATTACTGGCAAATGGCTTTTCTGAGCTGCCATGCCAACATAGGCTCAGATATCTCCTGGTGTTGGTGGATTCCTTTTTTGGGGTCCAGAACTTCTTCTGTTATACCAACAAGGCCAGGGAAGTCACTCAGACACTTCCCCAGGAGATCATCCCTAGGCTCAAGGTGCCTACAGGGATGTCTATTGAGGGATTTTTGCGGGAAAATGGACACTGTCCCCAAGCCAGCCTTTATGAGGTCTGAGTAGAATTTCACATTGTCCCCCATAGCTTGAAAATAGGAAGAGccttctcaagagaaaaacatGTCCAGGATGTGGGGCGCGCTAAGAAGACGGAGcaaaaaaccacagcagagTGCATGAAGGCAAAATAGCAACCCACAGAGAGATGCATGAAGAAAGAAGACTAACCCATCAACTGAAGGCTTGAAATGCGTGCACAGCTAGGCTGAACCAATAATTCATTAGCTTGAGGGGCAAACAGTAGAACAAAGCATAAATACAGTTTGTTCTTGTAATAAATTTGACTTCATTTGATCATATTGATCATGGTGTGATGTCCCATTGCTGATCCTCTGCAGATGGCATCTGATAGGGGACCCCAAGTGGTATCAGAGATGTGGCAGCAACTCAGTGAGCAGTGGGGAGTGAGACTGGGGAGAACTGGGAGGATATGGGACGGTGGGATTGGGGACCTGGAGGGTCAGCAATAAGAGAGAGAATAGAAAGTTTGAGATCCCTGTAATGGTTTGACACTGggacaatgccagtgccccaaTGAAAACGTATTCTCCCTAGCGTCTACTCTGACATGTGAGCAGAAATAGtgcaaagcaggctccagcttaggaataaaggaaaaaaatctttattaacTTACAATATGtaaaagaaacacagaactcagaatgaaaaccttccaaaaataTTCCTCCACCTCCCCCCAATTTCCAACACATCACAGTAAGACAAAACCTTGGATTCTCAATTCAGTTAGCACCCCTCAGGTAATCAACTCTCAGTCTCTCACCACCCTtcagataatcaattctcaTTTCATCAACAAGGGAGTATGCCCTCTTGTGCCATAGGCTTTccctggaaacacagttgaaacctcttgtgtttccatgtcactcatggcactgcccagagatCATTTGCCctcgtgacatcttccttccatgtccagtgctctcaccactgcacatggaccagagctgcctCTAGGATtctctttttaaggatgctttgcccaGTTGCAAAAAAGCAACAGTCTCTCACTTTCAGGACACCAGTCCCCCGCAcattcaccccctggggccaaggGGTGTCAAGAACAGAGATCATCTTCTTCCCTGAAGACAGAgggcaccaccaccaccatcctTACCCATTGTCTCTGTTCACGCACTCCTTCACATAACATCACTGCACTCTCTTGGCTCCAAGCCACTGCCTCCCCCTagatgcagtctctgtgtcacaggaaaaaattgttctgtccatggctatacaagaaaagtctagccaaaggccactccatcaccTCTTCTCACCCAAGATTCTTCTCCACTTCTCTCGTGGCCCATTTCCTCTGATCTCAtctctatctctcttctcattcaacTCCAGGAGGATCGCcatttgtaaggtttccatcatccaagaaaagggttaaaaatctcaggccctgcctgtccagaactcccacgctgccctgctgggcaccttcTCACTGCCCAACCCCCgcccccccttctccttcttggcCGGCCATGctatcaaatttcaaggtggcacaggCACCAGCTTGCTCTATCTCTCTCCTGGGGTGTGTGGGGTGGCTGCCCGATGCctcttggtgctcctccacccttccatcctcaggGCCCTGGCTCACCTCACCCGGCCACAAGgcttctgctctcctgcccagcccgcagcagctgggcaggggaggtcTGAAGCTTTCACTGACCAGAACCAATAGAGAGTTCTcctgggagttctctgcttttagaCTCCTGTGTACTAAGAGGCATATCCATGTACTCAGTGGGCACACTAGGTGCCAGTATTCAAAACTGAGCACCTATTgctttgaccacagcatcccaaaaaactcacttcctctcAAATCAGGACACTGAGGTACCAGGAAGGTGCAGCTCTCCCAAACCACCTACCCCACATCCCCCCTGAACCTCGCATTTTCTCCCAAAGTTCCGAAGTTCAAGCTGTCTGGGTTATGGAATTGACTGTGTGTGGGGATCCATTTCTCCTATTAGTTGAAAGTTCAGGACTTCAACCTTTTTGGTCCAACCACCAGGGTTCTGTGACAAACTTCATGTCTTCTTGTGTAGACATATCAAGAGCCATTTTGAAGACACTGACAACAATTTAACCTAAAGACCCCCAACCATTTGAGTCATTTTTCCAAAACATCACCACCCATCTTTCCTataaaatccttccctgtgatggtggtgatgccctggcacaggctgcccagagaagctctggctgccccatccctggctgtgtccaAGGCCAGATTGGGCACTGCCTGgaacagcctggcccaggggaagatgtccctgcccatggcagggctggcaccggACGGGCTGTAAGGTcgctccatcccaaaccattgcagagcccccggggctgggatggggtggggcGGGCGCtcggcagagccagcagctcgTGCTGCCACCTACTGTTGGCACCCAGGACTGCAGCTGTAGGCAGCGCATGCGCAGTCCTGCTGATTTCCTGCGCTCGCTGCTGCCCTCCAGTGGACAATTCCCAAACCACAACTGccagaatccccaaatcccagaatgaGTCAGGCTGGAAGGACCCAGAGGGGGCACCTGGCCCAacctcccagctcaggcagcGTCATCCCTGAGCACAGGATTGGGTCCAGAGCAGCTCGGACCTGGACACGGCACTGGTCAGAGCTGGTCACAGCACTCCTGATGTGCCTCACTGGGCAGGACAGAGGGGCACGATCAATCCCTGACCTCCTCACCCCATCCTTCCTGATGCTCCCTGGATCCCTCCTGGCCCCAGGACACATGGTCCCCTACATTGGTCACCCACCAGCATTCCCAGATTCTTCACCAGCAGGTCTTCACCAGccaggatgggcactggcacaATCCCTCCCCAGGGACACGACCTGCCCTTCCCTCTTGAACAACTCAATTTCGAGCTTTTAACATCCCCCTGACGTAAAGGTTATGGCAGTATGCTCTGCCTGGAATGGGGCCAAGGGACAATGCCCCATTTCTGGCCATTAAGGCTGCATTGAGAGGGGTCTGCTGTTGATTTTGGTGCTGAATTGGgccaaaaccagcccaaatcACCAACCCTGAACTGGCAAGTGAGGGTGGATCATCAGTGGTGGGCCTGGTAGTCCATCTTTTGACCCTGGTAATGTCCAGTACCCTTTCAGACAGAGATTTCCCTCCCCTATTTCTGCTTGGAATGAAATGCATGTGAGGTTCCTCCTTTAGGATGTGGATGCTCCTCAGTGTTCTTCTTCAAGGttgcaaaaaagaaacattGTCACAAGTGTTGGTTTCGAGAGTGAAATTGAGACCTGCTTAGGAATTGTCACTTTCTGCTGACTTTGTCAGATTTATTTAATGGAATAGTTTTGATTGAATTATTTAATACAATTGCATTTCAAAATGGTATTGGTAGCCACAGTGGCTGTGGTAGCCTTGTGGCTGAAGGATTCTAGGTGATCCTGGTGGCCACAGTGACCTTGGTGGTTATAGTGACCATGGTGTCCAGAGTGGCTGTGGTGGCCTTGGTAGCCTTTGTGGCCTCGTTTCTCTGTGGGTCCTGGTGGTCTTGGTGAGCGGGGAGGCCACAGTGGCCACAGCGTCCTTGGAGGCCGTGGTGGTCTCGTGGCTCAGAGGATCCCAGTGGCCACTGCTAGGGCTGTGGTGGCCAGGAGGAGTCCTCTGAGGTTGAAgatggccctggggacactccCACCTGGGGGACAAAGAGGAGCATCAGGGGGACCATCAGGGAAGTGAGGGGGTTGGGGATGGCCATAATGGGGGGTTAGGGGTGACAGGTGAGATGAGGGCCATGAGGTGACAGATGACAGGGTGTCAGGGGGTCGTGGGGGGGAACAGGGGCCAAGGAGGTCAGGGGAGTCATGGTGGGCTAGAGATTACAGGGGTCAGGGGTATTCAGGGATTGCCATGGGGGGATTACAGGGGGTTACAGGGTTTCAGGGAGTGCCATAAGTGCTCCTGGCCCCCGCGTGTTCTGTGCACAGGACCCAcccccacagcactgcctttATCAGAGAGGGACAGGGTTGGTACACTGTGGAGGTCCCTGtttctgtccctgtcccttgtcccctaGCACGGGTattcctgtccctgttccctcccaGAATTGgggatccccatccctgttctCTGTCATGtttgttcctgtccctgtgcccacaaTTGGTGTCCCCAGACTTGGTCTCCCCCAGCCCAGAATATCCTTGTCCTCCCACACACtgtgggtgtccctgtcccccatccccAGTCAGTGCCTATGTGCCCTGTGCCTTATCAtggctgtccccatcccccAGGCTGTCACCTGTAGTGTCACCTCCCAGCCACTCGCAGTTGTATTTGCTGTAGGTCTCAGTGGACTGGAGCTGGATCTGTATCTCGTCCCCTTCCTGGGTGTATTGggtgatcttgaaggtctcaAACAGTGGGATCAGCACCACCTTCTCGTCTGGAAATTCGGTGAAGTTCCGGATTTCCACACCATGACACATGTGCACCTTGAGCATTGTGCACCGAGCACTTGAGAATTGTATCGATCTGGGACACCGACATGAATTCACCGAACCAGACGGTGTCTCCACGCTGTGCCTTGTACCAGGCGTTACACACATTTAGGAACATGCCCTGACACTGCCCTTTCTGATCATCCCTCAGAGTGGCCAGAGCATTGGTCCGCAGGAAATGCAGTGTTTTGAAGTGGAAGTTGTCCCGATATTCCTGGTGGGAGCGCCTGGCCACACACAGGGCATCATTGAATGTTCTGAGGTAAATCATTCTGAGGTCAGTCATTGTGAAGGCCATGATGGCAGTGGCCTGGTCTGGGGACACAGGAGACACAGGGGGGCCCCAACTCTGCCACTTGGCTGCAGCCTTTACCCAAACCTCGGCAAACTCCTTGTTCTGCTGGAACTCAGAGTGGTTGAGGGCCGGCAATGCCGCCTTCATGGCAGGGCCACAGCCCTGGTACTGGTCATCAAAGGAGTCCGGGGCCATGTCCAGGGGGATCACATCGACAGCCGTGGTGGCCATGGCCattgccagcagtgccaggatcTGAGCCAGGGTGGCCATGGAGGGGAGAGGCCACAGGGACCAGAgtgggacactgggggacacagaggggacatgggggagaCAAGGGGAGGGTTCATCAGTGAGGGACTGGGGAGGGGAGTGGGGTCAGCCCAGGGGGAAGGGAGGCActcctggccagcagaccccTGGGCATGTCCGGGGTCCCTGATCCTGAATCCTGGGGTTACTTATGCCTTTCCAatgtcccccagccccagggaccccaatcccaatcccacagCACCATGGTCCCCCAGAAGCCCAATCCTACTCCCACGACTAAAATCCCTCACCTGACAAAGGACCCCAACTCAAATCCTGGGGTCACTCCCTGAGCCCCGCAGTGTCCTCCTAGgcccatccccagcccccaATCCCACTCCCCTTCCCCAATCTTTGGTGTCACCCCAAGACCTCAGCACAAATCCAGGCATAGCCCTCTGCCCCCACAGTGTTTCCCAGCCCCCCTATCACTCCAATGCTACTCCCACCATCCCATGTCCCCCCTCATTTTCCTCCAGAGCCCCCCATTGCCCCAATCCCAGACCTGTGACTCCCCCAGTTTCCCCCCAGCACCGCAATCCCAATCCCTCAGTCCCGTGCCCACGCCCAAGAGTGCCCAGGGGTCCCCCCAGCCCCGATACCAAAATCAGCCAGAGAGAACTCCCTGATGGAACTGCTGGTATCAGAAAGCCAGAAATCTTTATCAGCTCAGACTCACAGCAGATCTCTCCTGGTCCTGCAGGTCACGAGGGACTTTGCCATGGGGTATTATCCACCACAATTATGAATAGTCATTACACTTTGCCTCACCTGGTACAGAAACTTCACCTTTCCTATTAATAATTTGCATGGTTCTGCCTCTTTCTGGAAATCCTTTTATGGTCCTGGAGAGTTccaaaaatgaattttctcaATGTGTTCTCTCAATAGGGTCCTGGGAGGCgagaaatgagacagaaaatagAAAGTTTCAGATCCCTCAATGGTGCTGGATAGGGCTTAAAGAAGAACTagtgaaaaacaataaaaagatgTAAAAGTGTGGACACAACAGACCAAAGGTTACTGCAACCTATGAAGTAACAAATAAAGCAAACCAGTGAGGGCTTTTTGGCAAGTTCTAGTACACTGGAAGAGCAGCGCTCGCCCAAAACGAAAGTTCAGCGTGAGGTCATCTGGCATATTGGGGCACTCAGTGAAAACCACATCCTGACACCAAATTTTTATGACCTTCCAGGgtaatagaatttttttcttaaaagtggCAGAACCATGCAGATTATTTATGGGGAAAATGCTAGTTTTGTATTAGCTAAGAACCTCATTGTAATGAATATTTATAATTCCAATGGATAAAGACCCTGTGGCAAAGTCCCTCCCTGACTTGCAGGACCAGGAGAGATCTGCTGTGAGTCTGAGCGGAGAAAGAATTCCCGTATTTTGATACCTCCAGTTCCATCAGGGAGTTGGCTCCAGCTGATTTCATATCAGGAATGGTGAACACTGGAGACACTCAAGGGGGGGAACACAGGCCTGGGATTGCAGAGTGGGGCATGGAGGGCTCCACAGCGACATTGTGGGGGCAGGGGGTGAGCCTTAGATTTGGGTTGGGGTCCTGGGGTGACATGAAATGGGTAATGCAACTGGGAGCAGGACTTGGATCTGGGAGAGAGACCTGAGGGGCAATGGGGCCAGTGAGGAAGTGGCTTTAGGAATTTGGGTGAAATCCCAGAGGGGCCTGGGGTCACAAGAGGCTTGCAGAGGATTGGGAGCAGGATTGAGGTcccagggagcactggggggACATCAGAAGAGTAAACACAGGACTGGGATTGCAATTGCACTGCTGAAGGGACACTGGGGGAATCACAGGACAGAGATTGGAGTCATGGGGGAGCTGGGAAACACTGTCGGGGCAGGGGATGATGCTGGATTTGCGTTGAGGTCCTGAGGTGACAGCAAAGAAATTGGGGACTGGAAGTGTGATTGGTGTCTGGGGACGGGCTTagggggacaatggggggatGCTCAGGAAGTCACCCCAAGAATTGGGTTGGGATCCTGCAGGGGCTCAGGGACTTGTAGTGGTGGGAGTAGGATTGGGCTTCTGGTGGCCATGGTACAGTGGGATTGGTGtctctggggctgggagatgctgcagagGGATAAGTAAACCCAGGATATGGGATCAGGGAccctggacatgcccaggggtctgctggccaggagTGCCTCCCTTCCCCCTGGGCTGACCCCAATACTCTCCCCAGTCCCTCACTGAGGAACACTCCCTTTGTCTCCTCTGTGTCTCCTCTGTGTTCTCCACTCTATGCCCCCCCTGGCTCAGATCCTGGCGCTGCTGGCAATGGCCATGGCCGCTGTGATCAAGGAGGTGGTGCCCCTGGATGTGGCCAGGGACTCCTTTGATGACCAGTATCAGGGCTGTCACCCTGCCATCACCACAACATTGCCGGCCCTCAACTGCTCTGAGTTCTACCAGAATTGTGTCTTTGCCCAGATCTGGGCGAAGGCTGTGGCCAAGTGGCAGATGTGGGGGCCCCCTGTGACCCGTCTGTCCCCAGGCCAGGCCACCACCATCAGGGCATAGACAGTGGATGGCCTATCCAACATGTTCAATGAGGCTGTGCGTGTGGCTGGACATTCCCACCAGTAATTCCGGGACAACTTCCACTTCAAAACACTGCATTTCCTGCTGACGGATCCCCTGACCATGCTGAGGGACGCTCAGAAAGGGCAGAGTTTTGATGTGTTCAGTGGGTGTGTGGGGTCTGGTTCGACAGACAGCATGGCAACACCATCCAATTCGGTGAATTCACATCAACGTGGCTGCGCAAACCAAATTACCAGTGCTTTGGGAAGGAG is part of the Ammospiza nelsoni isolate bAmmNel1 chromosome 1, bAmmNel1.pri, whole genome shotgun sequence genome and encodes:
- the LOC132077538 gene encoding LOW QUALITY PROTEIN: erythroblast NAD(P)(+)--arginine ADP-ribosyltransferase-like (The sequence of the model RefSeq protein was modified relative to this genomic sequence to represent the inferred CDS: deleted 1 base in 1 codon), which gives rise to MATLAQILALLAMAMATTAVDVIPLDMAPDSFDDQYQGCGPAMKAALPALNHSEFQQNKEFAEVWVKAAAKWQSWGPPVSPVSPDQATAIMAFTMTDLRMIYLRTFNDALCVARRSHQEYRDNFHFKTLHFLRTNALATLRDDQKGQCQGMFLNVCNAWYKAQRGDTVWFGEFMSVSQIDTISSARCTMLKVHMCHGVEIRNFTEFPDEKVVLIPLFETFKITQYTQEGDEIQIQLQSTETYSKYNCEWLGGDTTGGSVPRAIFNLRGLLLATTALAVATGIL